A stretch of DNA from Pontiella agarivorans:
AGAAGGTGCGGTATCCTTTGTGTTGGCAGATGTTGATGCTGAGAGAACGCAAAAGTTAAGTAATGAGCTCATAAATATAAATCCTGAACTCATTATCACTCAGGTGCAGGAGGGGCCAGCCCAGATAGACTATTGCAAGAGGTGCGACCTCGTGGTGCAGGCGTCGCCGGTGGGCATGAAGAAGGATGATCCTTCGCTGCTGCCGCCGGAAGCGTTCCGGTCGGGGCAGCGGGCCTTTGATCTGATTTACATGTATCCCGAAACGGCGTTCCTGTCCGCCGCACGCGAAGCTGGCGCGCAGATTGCTAATGGGTTGGGTATGCTGTTGCATCAGGGCGCCCGCGCCTTTGAAATCTGGACCGGTACTGCACCGTCGGTCCCGGCGATGCGTAAGGCGTTGGAGGATGCCGTTTACGGGGCGTGATCTGTGAAAACGGATAGGTGATCGTTGCGCGGATTACGGCGTACGAAAAGGACGGGGTTGGATGGATTTTTTTGATTGGTATTGGATCTTGGTGGTCTTTCTCTTCGGAGCCTGCTGGGGCAGTTTTCTGAATGTGTGCATTTATCGCATTCCGGCGGAGCTTTCGGTGGTTAAGCCCCGGTCCCGCTGTCCGAAGTGTATGACCGATCTGGCCTGGAAGGATAATATTCCGATTCTCGGATGGATCTTTCTGCGGGGAAAGTGCCGTTACTGCAAAGCGCCGGTTTCAGCGCGCTATCCCTCTATTGAGCTGCTGACCGCCCTGCTTTTTACCGCCGTCTGGCTCGTTTATCCGTATCAGCTGATTGTGCTGCCCTACGGCCTGCTCATCTTCGGGCTGATTTTCGGCAGCATGGTCGATTATGATGAAATGTGGATTCCCGACCGGGTGACGATCGGCGGAGAAATTATCGGGCCGATTCTGAGTTTTCTGATTCCGGCGATGCATGGTGTCGATTCGCATATGAGCGGCCTGATCCAGTCGCTGATCGGTCTGGCGGTCGGCTTCGGGTCGCTTTATTCGGTTTCCATTATCGGGAAACTGATCCTGAAGAAAGATGCCATGGGTTTCGGCGATGTGAAACTGATGGGTTGTATCGGGGCTTTTCTGGGCTGGGAGTCCGTGATTTTTATTGTTTTCATTTCTTCGCTGCTCGGAACGATTATCGGAGTAACGTTTATTGCGATCGGAAAAAAAGAACTGCAGAGCAAAATTCCGTTCGGGCCGTATATTTCTTTAGCCGCGATGATCTGGATGCTGGGGGGCTGGAAACTCTGGGCCCTGTATCTGGAGTGGATGAGCGGCACGGCATATTAACCGCCGGGTGTGCCCTGGACGCAAAAAAAGCTCCCGATGAAGGGAGCTTTATCAAACCGTTTCCAATGATTGGAAATTAGCGGCGTGTACGACGGCTGTTGGCCAGACGCTTTTTCTTTTCGCTCGGCTTTTCGTAGCAGCGTTTGGAACGCATCGTTTTCAGAACGCCTTCTTTATCCAGCGCTTTTTTCAGACGACGCAGTGCGCGGTCCACATTTTCGCCGCGGCGTACTTTTACTTCGCAGGTTTCTTGTGCCATTTTTTAATTCACCTCCCCCGATCGTTGGGGTCAAAAGAGCAGGGAAATTAGGGGAGTGAAGGGCGTAAGTCAATGGCAATATACAGCCGGTTTCGGCTCATGTACTTATGCTGCCATCGATCTTGTTTTTGAAGAATGGTCTGCGGTCCGTCGCCGTTGATGGCCTCATCGTGGGTTCCGGTCAT
This window harbors:
- a CDS encoding prepilin peptidase codes for the protein MDFFDWYWILVVFLFGACWGSFLNVCIYRIPAELSVVKPRSRCPKCMTDLAWKDNIPILGWIFLRGKCRYCKAPVSARYPSIELLTALLFTAVWLVYPYQLIVLPYGLLIFGLIFGSMVDYDEMWIPDRVTIGGEIIGPILSFLIPAMHGVDSHMSGLIQSLIGLAVGFGSLYSVSIIGKLILKKDAMGFGDVKLMGCIGAFLGWESVIFIVFISSLLGTIIGVTFIAIGKKELQSKIPFGPYISLAAMIWMLGGWKLWALYLEWMSGTAY
- the rpsU gene encoding 30S ribosomal protein S21, translating into MAQETCEVKVRRGENVDRALRRLKKALDKEGVLKTMRSKRCYEKPSEKKKRLANSRRTRR